The following proteins are co-located in the Solanum pennellii chromosome 1, SPENNV200 genome:
- the LOC107027153 gene encoding auxin-induced protein 10A5-like, translating to MRRFRGFVLKHRITTLFRCVYRRRRFPAKYRRLDRHPSWGSNSISKFLNWTRRLKTRAKAICSKGNYSGSGRGYIHVGQDPIKEESVPKGHLAVYVGRKDGDYKRVLVPVIYINHPLFSELLREAEEEYGFDHPGGITIPCRISEFERVQTRIEQGRVG from the coding sequence ATGCGCAGATTTCGAGGTTTCGTCCTCAAACACCGAATCACCACACTTTTCCGGTGTGTTTACCGGCGACGGCGTTTTCCGGCGAAGTACCGCCGGCTGGACAGACATCCGAGCTGGGGTTCGAATTCAATTTCTAAGTTCTTAAACTGGACCCGCCGTCTCAAAACGAGAGCTAAGGCTATTTGCAGCAAGGGTAATTATTCCGGGTCGGGTCGGGGTTACATACATGTCGGGCAAGACCCGATTAAAGAGGAAAGTGTGCCGAAAGGTCACTTAGCGGTTTATGTGGGTCGGAAAGACGGTGATTATAAACGAGTTTTGGTACCGGTAATTTATATAAATCATCCTTTGTTTAGTGAATTGTTAAGAGAAGCTGAAGAAGAATACGGGTTTGATCACCCGGGTGGTATAACGATTCCTTGTCGGATCTCGGAGTTTGAGCGTGTTCAGACCCGGATTGAACAGGGTCGGGTCGGTTGA